A portion of the Algimonas porphyrae genome contains these proteins:
- a CDS encoding PAS domain-containing protein, producing the protein MSTTRDIVLDADPPDLRMDMSGFFRTTSISFVVADPNLPDTPIVYVNRAFELTTGYSYRYVVGRNCRFLQGPDTDPDAVKNIAIALSRGEGVRQKLLNYRADGSSFINDLVITPIHDADGKLAYFVGVQRELQPNDNGLQDELRSKTIDIVRQQVQIHLSVVMELSRLHADDERDDGPVDFVSLLRRLEILDLLYANLNESSLRKELLDAGAYVSQIAAKLVAKRPQAGIRINISTEPAIVPLDIAVRLGVVLAELLESSLETSFSGMDSGNLEVSLANLDDRLELTVFDDGHGDPSASEWLESGDLTLRVIRRLLDDLHATIRAPAVDQGREIIVSVPLGPRDMRP; encoded by the coding sequence GAGATATCGTGTTGGATGCCGATCCGCCCGATCTTCGTATGGATATGTCGGGCTTCTTCCGCACGACATCCATTTCGTTCGTCGTGGCCGACCCGAATCTGCCCGATACCCCTATTGTCTACGTCAATCGCGCCTTTGAGCTGACGACGGGTTATTCCTACCGTTACGTGGTGGGTCGCAATTGCCGTTTTCTTCAGGGACCGGATACGGACCCTGACGCTGTCAAGAATATTGCCATCGCCCTGTCACGCGGCGAAGGCGTGCGCCAGAAACTGCTCAACTACCGGGCGGACGGCTCATCCTTCATCAATGATCTGGTCATCACGCCGATCCACGATGCCGACGGGAAACTGGCTTATTTCGTCGGCGTGCAGCGCGAATTGCAGCCCAACGATAATGGCCTTCAGGATGAATTGAGAAGCAAGACGATCGATATTGTCCGGCAGCAGGTGCAGATCCACCTCTCCGTCGTCATGGAGTTATCCCGGCTTCATGCCGATGACGAGCGTGACGATGGCCCAGTTGATTTCGTCAGCCTGCTGCGCCGACTGGAAATCCTCGATCTTCTTTATGCCAATTTGAATGAGAGTTCGCTGCGCAAGGAATTGCTCGATGCCGGGGCCTATGTCAGCCAGATCGCGGCGAAACTCGTCGCCAAAAGACCGCAGGCCGGCATCCGTATCAATATCTCCACCGAGCCCGCGATCGTTCCACTGGATATTGCCGTACGTCTGGGGGTCGTCTTGGCCGAGTTGTTGGAATCGTCTCTGGAAACCTCCTTTTCAGGCATGGATTCCGGAAATCTGGAAGTGTCGCTCGCCAATCTCGATGACCGGCTGGAACTAACCGTTTTCGATGATGGTCACGGGGATCCGAGTGCTTCTGAGTGGCTTGAAAGCGGAGACTTGACGTTGCGGGTCATCCGGCGGCTTCTCGATGATTTGCACGCCACCATCCGTGCGCCAGCCGTTGATCAGGGTCGCGAAATTATTGTCTCCGTTCCACTCGGACCGCGTGACATGCGGCCATAG
- a CDS encoding Crp/Fnr family transcriptional regulator, which produces MTLAYDTHQTDPVLSTLPEELVAGLPLSRHRLATIDRGRSIIASGQTLDAVYLIAEGWAVSKLSIETGDTQILDILGPGSIAGITRLTSLNQDDYAAIALQNVRAYRIEIDQLQALCAQDEKLSQWLNRALSHQSQRMQRHITALGQLPARGRLAFAMLRIVEVARQAGVSGVDETIRLPMTQEEIGNMLGLTNVSISKLMSAFRKEGLIDYGRNRIIVRDIDALSEICGMSLDPVD; this is translated from the coding sequence ATGACACTCGCATACGACACCCATCAAACGGACCCTGTTCTATCAACCCTGCCTGAAGAACTGGTCGCCGGCCTGCCCCTTTCGCGGCACAGACTGGCGACGATCGATCGCGGTCGGTCCATCATTGCGAGTGGCCAGACGCTGGATGCCGTCTATCTGATCGCCGAGGGTTGGGCCGTTTCGAAACTGTCGATCGAAACTGGCGATACGCAGATTCTGGATATACTCGGGCCGGGCAGCATCGCCGGAATCACGCGCCTGACAAGCTTGAACCAGGACGATTATGCAGCGATCGCACTCCAAAATGTGCGCGCCTATCGGATCGAGATCGACCAGCTACAAGCCCTGTGCGCGCAGGACGAAAAGCTCTCGCAATGGCTTAACCGTGCGCTCTCGCATCAGTCACAACGCATGCAGCGCCACATTACGGCCTTGGGCCAGCTACCTGCACGAGGCCGACTGGCCTTCGCCATGCTGCGCATCGTCGAAGTCGCGCGTCAGGCTGGTGTCAGCGGCGTGGACGAGACAATCCGCCTGCCTATGACGCAGGAAGAAATCGGCAATATGCTGGGACTAACGAATGTATCGATTTCCAAGCTGATGAGCGCATTCCGAAAGGAAGGTCTGATCGACTATGGCCGCAACCGCATCATTGTCAGAGATATCGACGCTTTGTCGGAGATTTGCGGCATGTCGCTGGATCCGGTCGACTAA
- a CDS encoding DUF5710 domain-containing protein has translation MTKRYINVAYKDREMAKRLGARWDASVKRWYCPPGSALAKVYSWRQASTASSRTLVMPSALMAGSHPGSHTGSQTGPHMDASQTSQGQLSLLA, from the coding sequence GTGACAAAACGATATATCAATGTGGCCTATAAAGACCGCGAGATGGCAAAACGGCTCGGTGCGCGTTGGGACGCGTCTGTCAAACGCTGGTATTGTCCGCCCGGCTCGGCTCTGGCCAAGGTCTATAGCTGGCGTCAGGCCTCGACTGCATCGTCGCGAACGCTGGTTATGCCGTCGGCGCTGATGGCGGGATCGCACCCCGGATCACACACGGGTTCGCAGACTGGACCGCACATGGACGCGTCCCAGACGTCGCAGGGACAATTATCCCTGCTGGCCTAG
- a CDS encoding response regulator — MARVWSPLATGDIIMTEDAADLGNKRIRVLVVEDEPLIAFDLISEIESGNHDVVGQCATAAKAISLAETLKPDIIVMDIGLMGQADGLDAAREIRTRFGIGCIFVSATLDRVAPEQWHEIDPVALIRKPYRDDALDKAISRAVTG; from the coding sequence TTGGCCCGTGTATGGTCACCACTGGCCACCGGCGATATCATCATGACTGAAGACGCGGCAGATTTAGGCAATAAACGCATACGGGTTCTCGTTGTCGAAGACGAACCGCTGATCGCGTTCGATCTGATATCGGAAATCGAATCCGGCAATCACGACGTCGTCGGCCAATGCGCGACGGCGGCCAAGGCCATATCCCTGGCCGAGACACTCAAGCCCGACATCATCGTCATGGATATCGGCCTGATGGGTCAGGCAGACGGGCTGGATGCAGCTCGCGAAATTCGCACACGGTTCGGCATTGGCTGTATTTTCGTTTCGGCGACACTGGACCGCGTCGCGCCCGAACAGTGGCATGAAATCGATCCCGTTGCGCTTATTCGCAAACCCTATCGCGATGACGCTCTGGACAAGGCGATTTCGCGGGCGGTCACGGGGTAG
- a CDS encoding Crp/Fnr family transcriptional regulator, translating to MDDAKLQLQALLPTAIRHRPWIDSVSLRAHEIDGHQALIRAGGSPQRLYFVAKGWLSGSTLLSQKLRPISSLHIRGDTIGLTWLSAPNPVEDVSTLTPAELISVPMAEFRDWLSRDTVLGEFVMREIVRSMMNLQIMSAVAGHMKAPDRLAYFLFIMLKRCRRSFNTSLTTLQLPMTQEEIGRLLGLTNVSVNRAFRSLEAEGLIQTGRQTVMFHNEAAFAERFDLDTRPALIDQLVGAQLDLTDAA from the coding sequence ATGGACGATGCGAAATTACAGCTGCAAGCTCTTTTGCCGACAGCCATCCGTCATCGGCCCTGGATCGATTCCGTTTCCCTGCGCGCACATGAAATTGATGGCCATCAGGCCCTGATCCGGGCTGGTGGATCGCCACAAAGGCTCTATTTCGTCGCCAAGGGATGGTTGAGTGGCTCGACCCTATTGTCGCAAAAACTCCGTCCGATCAGCAGCCTGCATATTCGCGGTGACACGATCGGCCTGACCTGGCTGTCCGCCCCTAATCCGGTCGAAGACGTTTCGACACTGACGCCCGCCGAACTGATCAGTGTCCCGATGGCGGAATTCCGTGACTGGCTCAGCCGGGATACCGTTCTTGGCGAATTCGTCATGCGCGAAATCGTGCGCAGCATGATGAACCTGCAGATCATGTCCGCCGTCGCGGGTCACATGAAGGCCCCGGACCGGCTGGCCTATTTCCTGTTTATCATGCTCAAGCGCTGCCGCCGCAGTTTCAACACATCGCTGACCACGCTTCAGCTGCCCATGACGCAGGAAGAGATCGGTCGTCTTCTGGGGCTGACCAACGTGTCGGTCAACCGGGCCTTCCGGTCGCTGGAGGCGGAGGGCCTGATTCAGACGGGTCGCCAGACAGTCATGTTTCACAATGAGGCTGCGTTTGCCGAACGGTTCGACCTGGATACGCGTCCTGCACTGATCGACCAGCTTGTCGGGGCTCAACTCGACCTGACGGATGCCGCCTGA
- a CDS encoding sensor histidine kinase, protein MTTPPAHDLATWQTASEDHTVPDDQDGQQTDIAAREQLERRRLARLIEALPIFSGLLSVDGQLMETHPQTREAFLWDLPSFAYDHDSITQIVDLCERAAAGERVQIERPYRRSTTTAADQFGRGLLTLTPVRDEGDHIEELTVTLIDCDDNGLGLRDGQVRNRLATTNLRIENMLSLAQTVIEASADDIPTRQSRDQLRDRLTLRLDALASVIDIISDPERQDWPLQALIRMLCEDLPDALQQGRLQLNEIDGDIAIEHVPLMTLLLFELVSNARRFGAWRDDGKGRAGTVSIQSDVVDDHDGRTLRLHWTEDGGPPVPADLGRRFGFTLAERLFPQITGGTARLLNAEDGLSWTFELPVRALDVPLASDFGFDGYPA, encoded by the coding sequence ATGACGACCCCGCCAGCTCACGATCTGGCGACATGGCAGACAGCGTCAGAGGATCACACCGTGCCGGACGATCAAGACGGACAGCAGACGGATATCGCCGCCAGAGAGCAGCTGGAGCGACGGCGACTGGCACGCCTGATCGAAGCGCTGCCCATCTTCTCCGGGCTGCTCTCGGTCGATGGTCAGTTAATGGAAACGCACCCGCAAACCCGTGAAGCCTTTCTGTGGGACCTTCCCAGTTTTGCCTATGACCATGACTCGATCACGCAAATCGTCGATCTCTGCGAGCGGGCCGCAGCCGGTGAACGCGTGCAGATCGAACGCCCCTATCGTCGCTCGACTACGACAGCCGCTGATCAGTTCGGGCGGGGGTTGCTGACGCTGACACCCGTCCGCGACGAAGGCGATCATATCGAGGAACTGACTGTCACCTTGATCGACTGCGACGATAATGGGCTGGGTCTTCGCGACGGACAGGTTCGAAACCGCCTGGCTACGACCAATCTGCGGATCGAGAACATGCTGAGCCTGGCGCAGACCGTGATCGAGGCCTCCGCCGATGACATACCGACGCGTCAATCGCGCGATCAACTCCGCGACCGTCTGACCCTGAGGCTGGATGCACTCGCCAGCGTGATCGATATCATCAGCGACCCGGAACGCCAGGACTGGCCCCTGCAGGCGTTGATCCGCATGTTGTGCGAAGACCTGCCCGACGCCTTGCAGCAGGGCCGGTTGCAGCTGAACGAAATAGACGGCGACATAGCGATCGAACATGTCCCGCTCATGACCCTTCTATTGTTCGAACTGGTCAGTAATGCGCGTCGCTTCGGGGCCTGGCGCGATGACGGCAAAGGGCGAGCGGGCACAGTTTCCATCCAATCGGATGTCGTCGACGATCATGACGGGCGGACGTTACGATTGCACTGGACGGAAGATGGCGGCCCCCCCGTGCCCGCCGACTTGGGCCGTCGCTTCGGCTTCACCTTGGCTGAGCGCCTGTTCCCGCAGATCACTGGCGGGACGGCGCGTCTGCTGAACGCCGAAGACGGGCTGTCCTGGACGTTCGAACTCCCGGTCCGGGCTCTGGATGTGCCGCTGGCGAGCGATTTCGGCTTTGACGGTTATCCCGCATGA
- a CDS encoding PAS domain-containing protein, with translation MSGPVIVRPRAFRSPERKARLLLASLPIFAGLLSKDGTVLECNFAPLGGPLDTRPDWIGRPFERGPWWDYSEESRADILIMLGRAQRGERVARERLYRRPDGQMGVMMLTLVPLFAPYGQPDAILVMAVDVTERRRERDTAERIAFDMAHRLRNSFTIMRTLATRSDLEDTDGRTALSRRLSRVRDSHSVAFRYLFFDVPIQNVVEAAIDDQDRLSRYEFDPVSVPVDYVEMLMLALGELARKGEAAELFCLRRGDRRLRLQWRESTPRADADLPAGLSHVLVKTMPEQQSGGQVQIRNDLNGFFWLFDCPLIHPDLDETPTGDNTAAP, from the coding sequence ATGAGCGGCCCTGTCATCGTCCGGCCGCGAGCCTTCCGGTCCCCAGAGCGCAAGGCGCGACTGCTGCTGGCGAGCCTGCCCATCTTCGCGGGTCTGCTGTCGAAGGACGGAACCGTTCTGGAATGTAATTTCGCGCCGCTCGGGGGGCCGCTGGATACACGACCTGACTGGATCGGGCGGCCATTCGAACGCGGGCCCTGGTGGGATTATTCCGAGGAATCACGCGCGGACATTCTGATCATGCTGGGACGCGCGCAGCGCGGCGAACGCGTCGCTCGCGAACGCCTCTATCGTCGTCCAGACGGACAGATGGGCGTTATGATGCTCACCCTCGTTCCGCTTTTTGCGCCCTATGGACAACCGGATGCGATCCTCGTCATGGCGGTCGATGTCACGGAACGACGGCGTGAGCGGGACACGGCAGAACGGATCGCCTTCGACATGGCGCACCGCTTGCGCAATAGTTTCACGATCATGCGAACCCTGGCGACACGCTCCGATCTGGAGGATACTGACGGTCGGACGGCCCTGTCCCGACGCCTGTCGCGCGTCCGTGACAGCCACAGCGTGGCCTTTCGCTATCTGTTTTTCGACGTGCCGATCCAGAATGTTGTCGAAGCGGCGATTGATGATCAGGACCGGTTGAGCCGTTATGAATTCGATCCAGTCAGCGTTCCCGTGGATTATGTGGAGATGCTGATGCTGGCGCTGGGCGAACTGGCCCGAAAAGGCGAAGCGGCAGAGCTTTTCTGCCTGCGGCGCGGCGACAGGCGGCTGCGTCTCCAGTGGCGCGAATCTACACCACGCGCGGATGCCGACTTACCGGCAGGTCTGTCACATGTGCTCGTCAAAACCATGCCGGAACAGCAGAGCGGCGGCCAGGTTCAGATCAGGAACGATCTGAACGGCTTTTTCTGGCTGTTCGATTGTCCGCTGATTCACCCCGATCTGGACGAAACGCCCACAGGTGACAACACTGCCGCGCCATAG
- the astD gene encoding succinylglutamate-semialdehyde dehydrogenase: protein MKSINPVTGETVWEGEAASPDAVNSAVGKAREAFHAFSLTPVSARIAMMERWASEITTRTEVIARAISDEIGKPMWEARTEAGAMAAKVGHSIRAQAERAGDTQSDAMALHHHPHGVMAVFGPFNFPGHLPNGHIVPALLAGNSVVFKPSELAPSLGDIFTDIAAAAGLPDGVLNIVQGGRDTGAALLDADIDGLLFTGSATTGTFFHRHFAGRPNVILALEMGGNNPLIIHDAADVDAAADIATVSAYISAGQRCSCARRLILPTGAFGDAVLDRITARIAAMRIGAPDADVFIGSVVSEAAAKAAMAFEADLAECGGRSLVGLTRDGAFLRPGLMDVTDCDAPDEEIFAPFLQVYRVDGIEAQIARANATHFGLAAGLVSDDPDLWDHVRPRLRAGIVNWNKPTTGAASSMPFGGPGLSGNFRPGAYYAADYCAWPQASQIASTPHSPALPNF from the coding sequence ATGAAAAGTATCAACCCGGTCACGGGCGAAACCGTCTGGGAGGGTGAGGCCGCTTCCCCTGACGCCGTGAATTCAGCCGTCGGGAAAGCCCGTGAAGCGTTTCATGCTTTCTCCCTGACGCCCGTGTCGGCGCGCATCGCCATGATGGAACGCTGGGCGAGTGAAATCACGACCCGGACAGAGGTGATCGCCCGCGCCATTTCGGACGAAATCGGCAAGCCCATGTGGGAAGCGCGGACCGAAGCGGGTGCGATGGCAGCCAAGGTCGGTCACTCGATCCGGGCCCAGGCCGAGCGGGCGGGGGATACGCAGTCCGACGCGATGGCGCTGCATCACCATCCGCACGGGGTCATGGCCGTGTTCGGCCCTTTCAATTTTCCGGGTCATCTGCCCAATGGACATATCGTTCCGGCTTTGCTGGCCGGAAACAGTGTTGTCTTCAAGCCGAGCGAACTGGCGCCGAGCCTGGGGGATATCTTCACCGACATCGCCGCCGCGGCGGGCCTGCCAGACGGCGTGCTGAACATTGTGCAAGGCGGACGCGATACGGGGGCGGCGTTATTGGACGCGGACATTGACGGATTGCTGTTCACAGGCAGCGCGACGACCGGAACATTCTTTCACAGACATTTTGCGGGGCGTCCAAATGTGATTCTGGCGCTGGAAATGGGGGGCAACAATCCGTTGATCATTCACGATGCAGCGGATGTCGACGCGGCTGCGGATATTGCGACCGTCTCAGCCTACATCTCTGCGGGGCAACGCTGTTCCTGCGCTCGCCGCCTGATCCTGCCCACAGGCGCGTTCGGGGATGCGGTTCTGGACCGGATCACTGCAAGGATTGCAGCGATGAGGATCGGTGCGCCGGATGCGGATGTCTTCATCGGCTCCGTCGTCTCGGAAGCGGCAGCGAAAGCAGCCATGGCGTTCGAGGCTGATCTGGCGGAATGTGGCGGTCGGTCGCTCGTGGGCCTGACGCGAGACGGGGCGTTCCTGCGGCCGGGTCTGATGGATGTGACGGATTGCGACGCGCCGGACGAAGAGATTTTTGCGCCCTTCCTGCAGGTCTACCGGGTCGATGGTATCGAGGCGCAGATTGCACGTGCCAATGCGACCCACTTCGGTCTGGCCGCCGGCCTTGTCAGTGATGATCCGGACCTCTGGGATCATGTCCGCCCGCGTTTGCGCGCCGGAATCGTGAACTGGAACAAGCCGACAACGGGCGCCGCATCGTCCATGCCGTTTGGCGGACCGGGTCTATCCGGGAATTTCCGACCGGGGGCCTATTATGCGGCGGATTACTGTGCCTGGCCTCAGGCCAGCCAGATCGCATCGACACCGCACAGCCCGGCCCTGCCGAATTTCTGA
- a CDS encoding hydrolase, whose amino-acid sequence MLPLTTSGKLAELNAADRAALDHVASRQAAMLDRVLGWAQVNTGSWNADGLKQLAPSIADALKETGAAVEVVDTPPIEKINAKGETDAFYTGPVLRAVQRPDAPVQIVLTGHYDTVFPPGTFTDIADMGEGKLNGPGLADMKGGICVMIEALKTFEAHGQTDRLGYTVILTPDEETGNFASDAFLRAAAAKAHIGLTFEPAMEDGALAGARKGSGIWDIVFRGRSAHAGREPEKGRSAVWAACEMALKVEALMGMRDGVVFNVGSVDGGAAVNIVPDNAVLRVGSRAPDPDAAIWAESQIMAALEETLQRDGITAHVHGGFYRPPKPRNAAQDRLIGEVRETAKGIGLDLVFKDTGGVCEGNNVFAAGTPNIDTLGVRGGRIHSADEFMVVDSLSERAGLATLILNRLADGRMDGPAIKKLMS is encoded by the coding sequence ATGCTCCCATTAACGACATCCGGGAAGCTGGCTGAGCTGAATGCGGCTGATCGGGCCGCGCTCGATCATGTCGCTTCGCGACAGGCGGCGATGCTGGACCGGGTGCTCGGCTGGGCTCAGGTCAATACGGGCAGCTGGAATGCGGACGGATTGAAACAGCTGGCACCGTCCATTGCCGATGCACTGAAAGAGACCGGCGCGGCGGTGGAGGTCGTCGACACCCCGCCAATCGAAAAGATCAACGCCAAGGGCGAAACCGACGCTTTTTACACCGGGCCGGTTCTGCGCGCCGTGCAGCGTCCGGACGCGCCGGTGCAGATCGTGCTGACCGGTCACTATGATACGGTCTTCCCGCCGGGCACCTTCACCGACATCGCCGATATGGGGGAGGGCAAGCTGAACGGGCCTGGCCTCGCGGACATGAAGGGTGGGATCTGCGTGATGATCGAAGCGCTGAAGACGTTCGAAGCGCATGGGCAGACGGACAGGCTCGGCTATACGGTCATTCTGACACCGGATGAGGAAACGGGCAATTTCGCGTCCGATGCATTTCTGCGCGCCGCCGCGGCCAAGGCGCATATCGGGCTGACCTTCGAGCCCGCCATGGAAGACGGCGCGCTGGCCGGGGCCCGCAAGGGATCGGGTATATGGGACATCGTGTTTCGCGGTCGCTCCGCCCATGCGGGCCGGGAGCCTGAAAAAGGGCGATCTGCCGTCTGGGCCGCCTGCGAGATGGCGTTGAAAGTCGAAGCGCTGATGGGGATGCGTGACGGTGTGGTTTTCAATGTCGGCAGTGTCGATGGCGGCGCAGCCGTCAACATCGTGCCGGATAATGCCGTCTTAAGGGTCGGCTCTCGCGCACCCGATCCGGACGCGGCCATATGGGCCGAAAGCCAGATCATGGCCGCGCTGGAGGAGACCTTGCAGCGCGACGGCATCACCGCGCATGTGCATGGCGGTTTCTACCGCCCGCCCAAGCCGCGCAACGCCGCGCAGGACCGCTTGATCGGCGAGGTGCGCGAAACGGCTAAGGGTATCGGGCTGGACCTCGTCTTCAAGGACACGGGCGGCGTGTGCGAAGGCAATAATGTGTTCGCGGCAGGCACTCCCAATATCGACACGCTGGGTGTACGCGGCGGACGTATCCATTCCGCCGACGAATTCATGGTGGTGGACAGTCTGTCGGAACGGGCCGGGCTCGCGACGCTGATCCTCAACCGTCTTGCGGATGGCCGCATGGACGGCCCCGCGATCAAGAAGCTGATGTCATGA
- a CDS encoding N-succinylarginine dihydrolase, whose translation MTTREMNFDGLVGPTHNYAGLSRGNIASATHKGRTSNPRAAALQGLDKMERLLDLGLPQGVLPPHDGPRIGFLRALGFTGSDADILSLAHRVNPALLANASSASCMWTANAATVSPAADTKDGRVHFTPANLISMPHRAMEHGQTTRTLRRIFHDDTHFAVHDALPMNPMLGDEGAANHNRFCKSHGDAGLEVFVYGRAALNASDDDPTFPARQTLESVHALASRHGLSTAHFLRQNPAAIDAGAFHNDVVCVVNEDMMLYHALAFEAPDAMEAALTRACEPLGFAPRFARADMPIGDAVSSYVFNSQLVTLPPDAKGRSKMAMILPTETEETPSAKAYVDRLLDDGIIDAAHYLDLRQSMSNGGGPACLRLRVAMSEPAMAAMHQGVVITAAKLDSLRAVVRTHYRDSLTLDDIADPAFLTESRAALDAITQALDLPNLYDFQKDA comes from the coding sequence ATGACGACGCGCGAAATGAATTTTGACGGGCTGGTCGGCCCGACCCACAATTATGCCGGATTGAGCCGGGGCAATATCGCCTCGGCCACGCATAAAGGGCGGACGTCCAACCCGCGTGCGGCCGCGCTGCAGGGTCTCGACAAGATGGAGCGGCTGCTCGATCTCGGCCTGCCGCAAGGCGTTCTACCGCCGCATGACGGCCCCCGTATCGGCTTTCTGCGCGCGCTGGGGTTCACCGGGTCGGATGCCGATATTCTGTCTCTGGCCCACCGCGTGAACCCGGCATTGCTCGCCAATGCCAGCTCGGCGTCCTGCATGTGGACGGCCAATGCCGCGACCGTCTCGCCCGCCGCGGATACGAAGGACGGTCGGGTCCATTTCACGCCTGCCAACCTGATCTCCATGCCGCACCGGGCGATGGAACATGGCCAGACAACACGGACCTTGCGCCGGATCTTTCACGACGACACTCACTTCGCCGTGCATGACGCTCTGCCGATGAATCCGATGCTCGGCGATGAAGGGGCCGCGAACCATAACCGCTTCTGCAAAAGCCACGGCGATGCCGGGCTGGAGGTCTTCGTCTATGGCCGCGCCGCGCTCAATGCCAGCGACGACGATCCGACCTTCCCCGCACGCCAGACATTGGAATCCGTTCATGCGCTCGCCAGCCGCCATGGGCTGTCGACCGCCCATTTCCTGCGTCAGAATCCCGCCGCTATCGATGCCGGCGCTTTCCATAATGACGTGGTCTGCGTGGTGAACGAAGATATGATGCTCTATCACGCGTTGGCATTTGAAGCGCCGGACGCGATGGAGGCCGCGCTGACGCGAGCTTGTGAGCCGCTCGGTTTCGCGCCGCGCTTCGCGCGCGCGGACATGCCCATCGGTGATGCTGTCTCTTCCTATGTTTTCAACTCACAGCTGGTGACGCTGCCGCCGGACGCGAAGGGGCGCAGCAAGATGGCGATGATCCTGCCGACCGAGACAGAAGAGACGCCGAGTGCGAAAGCCTATGTCGACCGCCTGCTGGATGACGGCATTATCGACGCCGCGCATTATCTCGACCTGCGCCAGAGCATGAGCAATGGTGGGGGACCGGCCTGTCTGCGTTTGCGCGTGGCGATGAGCGAACCGGCGATGGCCGCCATGCATCAGGGCGTGGTGATTACGGCGGCAAAGCTGGATTCGCTGCGCGCCGTAGTGCGGACACATTATCGCGACAGTCTGACCCTCGACGATATTGCCGACCCGGCCTTTCTGACCGAATCGCGCGCGGCACTGGATGCGATCACGCAAGCGCTGGATCTGCCGAACCTCTATGACTTCCAGAAGGACGCCTGA
- a CDS encoding arginine N-succinyltransferase: MDIFRLATSDDAEAIARFTSTADAGLTTVPRSQARVDDYIAATHRFLAGDSQANRLLFVVERDGQVMGISGIIPRLGIERPFYSFKRSRHARRASQINLRTDYETLQLTTDFDGYTELASIFLAPEARGKGVARLLSLGRLCFIENHQELFAMRLMADIRGWVDDQGNSPFWDHLTSKFIQTDFDIADRLSASDGRFIVQLLPSLPILMNLLPDAARICAGRPHEISRGAMNLLMGAGFEDTELCDIFDGGPAIQCRIGATLIARTVRDMTGYGDGLQRLLAFTGQGADFRATLTTGDLAAGTLNAAAEPLGSARIALAQDRRG; the protein is encoded by the coding sequence TTGGACATCTTTCGCCTCGCCACATCCGATGACGCCGAAGCCATCGCCCGTTTTACGTCAACCGCTGATGCCGGACTGACGACCGTGCCGCGATCGCAGGCGCGGGTCGATGACTATATTGCGGCGACCCACCGCTTTCTGGCTGGCGACAGTCAGGCCAACCGTCTGCTCTTCGTCGTGGAACGGGACGGGCAGGTCATGGGCATCTCAGGCATCATTCCGCGTCTGGGCATTGAGCGCCCCTTCTATTCCTTCAAACGCTCGCGCCATGCCCGCCGGGCATCCCAGATCAATCTGCGGACTGACTATGAAACGCTACAACTGACGACCGATTTCGACGGCTATACCGAATTGGCGTCGATCTTTCTGGCACCGGAAGCGCGCGGCAAGGGGGTGGCGCGTCTGCTGTCGCTGGGACGGCTCTGCTTTATCGAGAACCATCAGGAGCTGTTTGCGATGCGGCTGATGGCGGATATTCGCGGATGGGTCGACGATCAGGGCAACAGCCCGTTCTGGGATCACCTGACCTCGAAATTCATTCAGACGGACTTCGATATTGCCGATCGCCTGTCCGCCAGCGACGGGCGCTTCATCGTTCAATTGCTGCCAAGCCTGCCGATCCTGATGAACCTGTTGCCGGACGCGGCGCGCATTTGTGCGGGGCGACCCCACGAAATCTCGCGCGGTGCGATGAACCTGCTGATGGGGGCCGGGTTCGAAGACACGGAACTGTGCGACATTTTCGATGGTGGCCCTGCCATTCAGTGCCGGATCGGGGCAACGCTGATTGCCCGGACAGTGCGCGACATGACAGGTTATGGTGACGGGCTGCAGCGCCTGCTGGCCTTCACCGGACAGGGCGCGGATTTCCGGGCGACACTGACAACGGGCGATCTTGCCGCCGGGACGCTCAATGCTGCGGCTGAACCGCTGGGCTCCGCACGGATTGCGCTGGCTCAGGACCGGCGAGGCTGA